The following proteins are encoded in a genomic region of Xanthomonas cassavae CFBP 4642:
- the rplJ gene encoding 50S ribosomal protein L10, which translates to MALNLSQKQDVVAELADIAAKAHSLIAAEYAGTTVSQMTAMRKQARETGVFLKVVKNTLAVRAVEGTEFAVASDKLVGPLVYAFSMEEPGAAGRLIKEFAKSNEKLQAKVVAIGGELFPASHVDVLASLPTRDQALAMLARVLSEPAAMFARAVKAVGDKQGGGDEAAAPAAETAEA; encoded by the coding sequence ATGGCTCTCAATCTGTCCCAGAAGCAAGACGTAGTCGCCGAGCTGGCAGACATCGCCGCCAAGGCCCACTCCCTGATCGCCGCCGAATACGCTGGCACCACGGTCTCCCAGATGACCGCGATGCGCAAGCAGGCCCGCGAAACCGGTGTGTTCTTGAAAGTTGTCAAGAACACCCTGGCTGTGCGTGCCGTCGAAGGTACCGAATTTGCTGTCGCGTCCGACAAGCTGGTTGGTCCTTTGGTATATGCGTTTTCGATGGAGGAACCCGGCGCTGCCGGTCGCCTGATCAAGGAATTCGCCAAGAGCAACGAGAAGTTGCAGGCCAAGGTCGTGGCAATTGGTGGGGAATTGTTCCCGGCCAGCCACGTTGACGTGTTGGCCTCGCTGCCGACCCGTGACCAGGCCCTGGCCATGTTGGCTCGCGTGCTGTCCGAACCGGCTGCCATGTTCGCCCGTGCCGTCAAGGCCGTTGGCGACAAGCAGGGCGGTGGCGACGAAGCCGCCGCGCCGGCTGCCGAGACTGCCGAAGCTTGA